A single window of Anaerocolumna chitinilytica DNA harbors:
- a CDS encoding helix-turn-helix domain-containing protein: protein MAKDIFYTIYQVADLLGMHHKTIRNFIAEGKLGATKVGKQWRISDSDLSAFMEKDNKKSEGKIEGETSLEFMTNTMSTDITKRKITVSSVIDINDISKSEYMRLSNTLIASMNSRDTKFQDSTLHVKYYESERQLKILLWGPVKFIESMMELVTMLLESD from the coding sequence ATGGCAAAAGATATATTCTATACAATTTATCAGGTTGCTGATTTACTGGGAATGCATCATAAAACAATAAGAAATTTTATTGCAGAGGGAAAGCTGGGGGCTACAAAAGTCGGAAAACAGTGGAGAATTTCAGACAGTGACTTATCTGCATTTATGGAGAAAGATAATAAAAAATCAGAAGGTAAGATAGAAGGGGAAACGTCATTAGAGTTTATGACAAATACAATGTCAACAGATATTACTAAAAGAAAGATAACGGTATCCTCTGTAATTGATATCAATGACATTAGTAAAAGCGAATATATGAGGCTTTCCAATACGCTTATTGCTTCCATGAACAGCAGAGATACGAAATTCCAGGACTCTACGCTCCATGTAAAATACTACGAAAGTGAGAGGCAACTAAAGATACTCCTTTGGGGGCCGGTAAAATTTATAGAAAGCATGATGGAATTGGTTACAATGTTGCTGGAGTCTGATTAG
- a CDS encoding DegV family protein, with the protein MEKIALITDSACDIDEETLKKYKVHVLPFKIIYKEREYTDGIDITPQEVYINMKTEIPTSSQPAMEDIEKLYQKLQEENYTHVISINISSGISGTVNGVALISSQYPEIRTFLYDTKSTSAIQGILVKQCGELIEKGIEFEEIVKAIPEMKKKVHMYFVFGTLEYAIKGGRIGKISGTIGDILNIKPIVSFDDEFGQCYTCEKIRGRVKSINRLIEMGEKYTAKNKCDAYVIHGNVEEDAVKICSRLRMNPGIRNVYLIGQISAIVGVYCGPGTVGVCYAEV; encoded by the coding sequence ATGGAAAAGATAGCTTTAATTACAGATTCTGCATGTGATATTGACGAAGAAACCCTTAAAAAATATAAAGTTCATGTTCTGCCCTTTAAGATTATATATAAAGAACGTGAATATACAGATGGGATAGATATCACTCCACAGGAAGTTTATATTAATATGAAAACGGAAATTCCAACATCTTCACAACCGGCAATGGAAGATATTGAAAAGCTGTATCAAAAGCTCCAAGAGGAGAATTATACCCATGTAATTTCGATTAATATTTCCAGCGGTATATCGGGGACGGTAAATGGGGTTGCACTTATCAGCAGCCAATATCCAGAAATAAGAACATTTCTTTATGATACAAAATCAACCTCTGCCATTCAGGGGATTCTGGTAAAGCAATGCGGGGAATTAATTGAGAAAGGGATTGAATTTGAAGAAATAGTCAAAGCAATTCCGGAAATGAAAAAGAAAGTGCATATGTATTTTGTATTCGGCACCCTGGAATATGCCATAAAAGGCGGCCGAATCGGTAAAATCTCCGGTACAATCGGAGATATTCTTAATATCAAGCCTATTGTAAGCTTTGATGATGAATTCGGACAATGTTATACCTGTGAGAAAATCAGAGGAAGGGTAAAGTCCATTAACCGCTTGATAGAAATGGGTGAGAAGTATACCGCTAAAAATAAATGTGATGCATATGTCATTCATGGAAATGTGGAAGAGGATGCCGTAAAAATATGCAGCAGACTTCGTATGAACCCAGGTATTAGAAATGTGTATTTAATCGGGCAAATTAGTGCTATTGTAGGGGTATATTGCGGCCCGGGTACAGTTGGCGTTTGTTATGCGGAAGTATAA
- a CDS encoding MarR family winged helix-turn-helix transcriptional regulator → MLNNDILQNIKNYYDVYWGINSIYENWAKHHDLTINSLFTLYLIYENPGHCTLSFLCEKLLFPKQTINTILDSFEEKGYLVRETSAKDKRSKNILLTKAGGQYAASLLTELLNFEQEAFLQMSSAEREGMMNGNFAFYHNLKEALEKSEKQSGGIR, encoded by the coding sequence ATGCTTAATAATGATATCCTCCAGAACATCAAAAATTACTATGATGTTTATTGGGGTATCAATTCAATCTATGAGAATTGGGCCAAACATCACGACCTTACAATTAATTCTCTGTTTACATTGTACTTAATTTATGAAAATCCGGGACATTGTACTTTAAGTTTTCTTTGTGAGAAACTGCTTTTCCCAAAGCAGACCATAAATACGATTCTTGATTCTTTTGAAGAGAAGGGATATTTGGTACGAGAAACCTCCGCAAAGGATAAACGAAGCAAGAATATCCTGCTTACAAAAGCAGGCGGTCAATATGCTGCCAGTCTTTTAACGGAGTTACTTAATTTTGAACAGGAAGCTTTTCTTCAGATGAGTTCTGCAGAGAGGGAAGGCATGATGAACGGTAATTTTGCATTTTATCATAATTTAAAAGAAGCACTTGAGAAATCCGAGAAACAATCCGGAGGTATCAGATGA
- a CDS encoding TolB family protein, whose product MKGERKGTMSRKQECTLEIMEVSTGNRTVLGQFDRVIEAPNWTRDGKALIYNSEGLLYRFELETRTSSCIDTDFANQCNNDHVLSADGRMLAISHFEKETAVSKIYILPIEGGIPRCITPKGPSYLHGWSPDKKELAYCAEREGIYDVYTISADGGSEKRLTYTAGLDDGPEYDPKGERIWFNSSRSGLMQIWSMNRDGSDQRQITNIEMNCWFPHVSPEGDRVVYLTYRLDELKPEEHLPDKHVQLRIMDIDGKNDMMLAEFMGGQGTINVNSWSPDGKYIAYVVY is encoded by the coding sequence ATGAAAGGGGAAAGAAAGGGAACTATGAGCAGAAAACAAGAATGTACATTGGAGATTATGGAAGTCAGCACCGGAAACAGGACAGTATTAGGTCAGTTTGACCGTGTTATTGAGGCACCTAATTGGACCAGAGATGGTAAGGCCTTAATATATAACAGTGAAGGGCTCCTATATCGTTTTGAACTGGAGACACGTACTAGCAGCTGTATTGATACTGATTTTGCGAATCAGTGTAATAATGACCATGTGCTGTCAGCAGATGGTAGAATGCTTGCAATCAGCCATTTTGAGAAAGAAACAGCCGTATCTAAAATATATATTCTGCCAATTGAGGGTGGGATACCAAGATGTATTACTCCTAAGGGACCGAGTTACTTGCATGGCTGGTCACCTGATAAGAAAGAACTGGCTTATTGCGCAGAAAGAGAAGGTATATATGATGTCTATACTATATCTGCTGATGGCGGCAGTGAAAAAAGACTGACCTATACAGCCGGACTGGATGACGGGCCGGAATACGACCCCAAAGGAGAAAGAATCTGGTTTAATTCTTCACGTTCCGGCCTTATGCAGATTTGGTCGATGAACAGGGATGGCAGTGATCAGCGTCAAATAACAAATATTGAGATGAACTGCTGGTTTCCTCATGTGTCTCCGGAAGGGGATAGAGTTGTATATCTAACATACCGGCTAGATGAATTAAAACCGGAGGAACATTTACCGGATAAACATGTTCAGCTTCGGATTATGGATATAGACGGTAAGAATGACATGATGTTAGCAGAATTCATGGGTGGTCAGGGTACAATCAATGTGAATTCCTGGTCCCCGGACGGTAAGTATATAGCATATGTGGTTTATTAA
- a CDS encoding AraC family transcriptional regulator gives MTWLERMNKVLDYIEENLGNEIDMDKLASIACYSLVNLQRVFSIIAEIPLSEYIRRRRLTLAAFELQNSNIKVIDLALKYGYDSPEAFTRAFNSLHGTTPSLARRKGVMLRAYPRISFLLTLKGAIPMDYRIEKKEAFPVYGIEGVFTSENGENLQTIPLFWQEVISNGQYEKLRQSTHLQDEETRDLCLINSICDYEVLDSNQFPYMIFAFQTDKSDTSGFKTIEVPSATWAIFKSEKHKIEETSNVIQKLTSRVYTDWLPTASYDKVDGFELELYYGSGDNCWCETWIRVEAK, from the coding sequence ATGACATGGCTTGAACGAATGAATAAAGTTCTGGACTATATTGAGGAGAACCTGGGTAACGAAATCGATATGGATAAGCTTGCATCGATTGCCTGCTATTCCTTGGTTAATCTGCAAAGAGTCTTTTCAATTATTGCAGAGATTCCCTTATCTGAGTACATTAGGCGCAGACGATTAACACTGGCGGCTTTTGAGCTCCAAAACAGCAATATAAAAGTAATTGATCTGGCTCTAAAATACGGCTATGACTCACCGGAAGCTTTTACCAGAGCTTTTAATTCCCTTCATGGCACAACTCCTTCCTTAGCACGTCGTAAAGGCGTTATGTTAAGAGCTTATCCACGTATCTCTTTTCTACTAACATTAAAAGGAGCTATACCTATGGATTACAGAATTGAGAAAAAGGAAGCTTTTCCTGTGTACGGTATTGAAGGGGTCTTTACTTCTGAAAATGGTGAAAATCTGCAAACTATACCTTTATTTTGGCAAGAAGTGATTTCCAACGGACAATATGAAAAGCTGAGACAATCAACTCATCTACAGGACGAGGAGACAAGGGATTTGTGTTTGATTAATTCTATCTGCGATTATGAAGTATTAGACAGCAATCAGTTTCCCTACATGATTTTTGCCTTCCAAACGGACAAAAGTGATACCTCCGGTTTTAAGACTATTGAGGTACCGTCTGCGACCTGGGCAATATTCAAAAGTGAAAAACACAAAATTGAAGAAACCAGCAACGTCATACAAAAACTCACCAGCCGCGTGTATACAGACTGGCTCCCAACTGCCAGCTATGACAAAGTAGACGGCTTTGAGCTGGAGTTATATTATGGAAGCGGCGACAATTGCTGGTGTGAGACCTGGATCAGGGTAGAGGCAAAGTAA